A DNA window from Impatiens glandulifera chromosome 7, dImpGla2.1, whole genome shotgun sequence contains the following coding sequences:
- the LOC124945308 gene encoding ABC transporter C family member 13 — translation MAAMVQADIPNGGMKMILLSFVCPESPYVWNDNGFSTCFISIVLGCGVNILTLIILSVLAKWTSRQSGLVYSKERVLLFLLPAIGASMGLLHIALLLKESLKGHTSVFHEWLLGSCQFLTWIIILLIMKWDCQFSIICNRIWCFWWIMKPFLGIPLLQLAFSSGEVLRFLKESFGFLVDVSFGLTVNIIRIKQSSRRYRKDGSMHEPFIPRDTDIEEGHKEIASAQRFWHRFTFKPITSVMERGMVKQLDLEDLVQLPNDIEPSVCLDMLLSCWQKGQSQQRNFSHPSLFRAICGAYGWPYLRLGVLKAVNDGIGFVGPLLLNSLIRFLQKGSPGYSGYVFAILLGLTSVAKSFLDTQYTFLLAKLKLKLRSSIMTTIYHKCLNVSLAERSKFSEGEIQTFMSVDSDRTVNLCNSFHDMWSLPLQIGIALYLLYTQVKFAFLSGITITIFLIPVNKWIANLISNATKKMMEQKDERIRRTGELLMNIRTLKMYGWELLFTSWLKETRSSEVTHLSTRKYLDAWCVFFWATTPTLFSLSTFGLYSLMGYQLDAATVFTCLALINNLISPLNSFPWVINGLIDAVISIKRLNRFISCPEQQMEHYGNSSTFSSKDELGSMAVDIHGACGSWSSIEEKGGSGFFNHLTLAIPKGSLVTVIGEVGSGKSSLLNLILGELRLFEGLVHSEGSIAYVPQVPWILSGTIRDNILFGKEYDPRRYYDVLQACALNVDISQMVGGDTAYVGEKGFNLSGGQKVRLALARAIYHGADIFLLDDVLSAVDAQVARLILHKAMLSPLMKHHTRILCTHNMQAIVSADVIVVMDKGHIKWLGSSAELSACHYMDFSSKHILFSQDNIEDRNPDLSVADQQAVTPESGEAVEITEVESRKEGRVEPAIYKHYAAFCGWFITIATCFSAVLMQGSRNGNDLWLSYWVDTTAGSQSEYPMAFYLGILAVFCLINSSLTLARAFLFAYGGLCAAIRVHNELLAKLVNAPISFFDQTPTGRILNRFSSDLYTVDDALPFILNILLATFVSLLGIAIVLSYVQVVFLLLLFPLWYIYSNLQFYYRSTSRELRRLDSVSRSPIYASFTETLCGSSTIRAFKSEDFFMNRFIKHMTLYQRTSYSETLASLWLSLRLQLLGAFVIFFVAVMAVIGSREYLPINLGTPGLVGLALSYAAPLVSLLGSFLSSFTETEKEMVSVERVVQYMDICQEELDGFSKLEPGWPSEGQIEFQNVTLRYMPSLPAALHHISFTIAGGTQVGIVGRTGAGKSSVLNALFRLNPLSHGCILVDSKNIYDIPVRDLRSHLAVVPQNPFLFEGSLRANLDPFSLNDDSTIWNTLEKCQVKEDVQAAGGLEILVKECGNSFSVGQRQLLCLARALLKCSKVLCLDECTANVDAQTASKLQTAITGQCRGITVVTIAHRISTVMGMDDILVVDSGMLVEQGNPRVLVQDPLSRFSSFAKASSM, via the exons ATGGCTGCTATGGTACAAGCGGACATTCCAAACGGTGGAATGAAGATGATCTTGTTGAGCTTCGTTTGTCCTGAATCGCCATAC GTTTGGAATGACAATGGATTCTCGACATGTTTCATCAGCAT AGTCCTAGGTTGTGGTGTGAACATACTGACTTTGATAATCCTGTCTGTGCTTGCTAAATGGACCTCAAGACAAAGTGGGTTG GTATACTCCAAAGAGAGGGTTTTACTATTCCTTCTTCCTGCTATTGGAGCAAGCATGGGATTACTTCACATAGCTTTGCTTTTGAAGGAATCACTAAAGGGTCACACTAGTGTGTTTCATGAGTGGCTTCTTGGAAGTTGTCAATTTCTCACGTGG ATAATCATTCTACTTATCATGAAGTGGGACTGTCAATTTTCCATTATTTGCAATCGGATCTGGTGCTTTTGGTGGATTATGAAACCATTTCTGGGCATTCCGTTGCTGCAATTAGCCTTTTCCTCTGGAGAG GTATTGAGGTTTCTTAAAGAAAGTTTTGGATTTCTGGTGGATGTATCATTTGGGCTTACTGTTAATATCATCAGAATAAAACAATCCTCTCGCAGGTATAG AAAAGATGGGTCTATGCATGAGCCGTTTATACCCAGAGACACTGACATTGAAGAGGGTCACAAAGAGATT GCAAGTGCTCAAAGGTTTTGGCATCGTTTTACATTCAAGCCTATCACTTCTGTAATGGAGCGTGGCATGGTAAAACAACTTGACTTGGAAGATTTGGTTCAGCTACCAAATGATATCGAACCTTCTGTTTGCCTTGATATGTTGTTAAGCTGTTGGCAAAAAGGGCAAAGTCAACAAAGGAACTTCTCTCATCCTTCCTTGTTCAGAGCAATTTGTGGTGCTTATGGATGGCCATATCTCCGTTTAGGTGTGTTGAAG GCAGTTAATGATGGCATTGGTTTTGTGGGGCCATTACTCTTGAATAGTCTCATTCGCTTTCTTCAAAAGG GTTCCCCTGGATACAGTGGTTATGTTTTTGCAATTCTTCTGGGTCTTACTTCAGTGGCAAA GTCTTTTCTGGATACACAATACACGTTCCTACTGGCCAAATTGAAGTTAAAACTAAGATCTAGTATCATGACCACCATATACCATAAG TGCCTTAATGTCAGCCTAGCAGAAAGATCCAAATTTTCTGAAGGAGAAATTCAGACATTCATGTCTGTAGATTCGGACCGAACAGTCAACCTGTGTAACAGTTTCCATGATATGTGGAG TTTACCATTACAAATTGGAATTGCGCTATATCTTCTCTACACGCAAGTTAAGTTTGCGTTTCTGTCTGGAATCACGATAACCATCTTCTTAATACCAG TGAATAAATGGATAGCGAACTTGATTTCTAATGCAACGAAGAAAATGATGGAACAGAAAGATGAGAG AATTAGAAGGACGGGAGAACTTTTAATGAATATTCGCACTTTGAAAATGTACGGCTGGGAGCTTCTCTTTACAAGTTGGTTGAAGGAGACAAGATCGTCAGAAGTGACACACTTATCT ACTAGGAAATATTTGGATGCTTGGTGTGTATTCTTTTGGGCAACCACACCtactctcttttctctctccacttTTGGACTATATTCTTTGATGGGCTACCAACTTGATGCCGCAACG GTTTTCACTTGTCTTGCTCTTATCAACAATTTGATCTCTCCATTAAATTCATTTCCTTGGGTTATCAATGGATTGATTGAT GCAGTTATATCTATCAAGAGGTTGAATAGATTTATTTCCTGCCCGGAACAACAAATGGAGCATTATGGTAATTCATCAACATTCTCTTCTAAAGATGAGCTTGGTAGCATGGCTGTTGACATACATGGTGCGTGTGGCTCATGGTCAAGCATTGAAGAAAAGGGAGGGTCTGgattttttaatcatttgacTCTAGCCATACCAAAAGGTTCCTTGGTCACAGTTATTGGAGAG GTTGGTTCAGGTAAATCATCCttgttgaatttgattcttGGAGAACTAAGGCTGTTTGAAGGATTGGTACATTCAGAAGGGTCTATTGCATATGTTCCTCAG GTTCCATGGATTCTATCTGGAACCATCCGCGACAATATTCTGTTTGGCAAGGAGTATGACCCAAGAAG GTACTACGATGTGTTACAAGCTTGTGCATTAAATGTTGACATTTCACAAATGGTTGGAGGTGATACGGCTTATGTTGGAGAAAAGGGATTCAATTTATCCGGTGGACAGAAAGTGCGCCTTGCTCTAGCCAG GGCTATTTACCATGGTGCCGATATATTCTTGCTTGATGATGTCTTAAGTGCTGTTGATGCACAAGTGGCTCGCTTAATTTTACACAAGGCCATGCTTAGTCCGCTTATGAAACATCACACACGCATCCTTTGCACCCATAATATGCAG GCAATAGTTTCAGCTGATGTGATTGTTGTAATGGATAAAGGCCATATAAAATGGTTGGGAAGTTCAGCTGAACTCTCAGCTTGCCACTATATGGATTTCTCATCAAAGCACATTTTATTTTCCCAAGACAATATAGAAGATAGAAATCCAGACTTGTCAGTTGCAGACCAACAGGCTGTAACTCCCGAAAGTGGAGAAGCGGTAGAGATCACTGAAGTTGAGTCAAggaaagaaggaagagttgaacCTGCTATATACAA GCATTATGCAGCATTTTGTGGTTGGTTTATCACTATAGCAACATGTTTTTCAGCAGTCCTTATGCAAGGATCTCGCAATGGAAATGACCTATGGCTTTCCTATTGGGTTGATACAACAGCTGGGAGCCAAAGTGAATATCCGATGGCCTTTTACTTG GGTATTCTGGCTGTATTCTGTCTTATCAATTCTTCGCTAACATTGGCAAGAGCTTTCTTGTTTGCATATGGTGGATTGTGTGCTGCTATTAGGGTGCATAATGAGCTTCTTGCTAAACTCGTTAATGCACCAATTAGTTTCTTTGATCAAACGCCAACTGGAAGAATACTCAACAG ATTTTCTTCGGATCTTTATACTGTTGATGATGCTCTTCCATTCATTCTCAACATTCTTCTGGCAACATTTGTTTCTCTTCTGGGCATTGCTATAGTTTTATCATATGTTCAG GTTGTATTCTTACTTCTACTCTTTCCACTATGGTATATCTACAGCAATCTGCAG TTCTATTACAGGTCAACATCCCGAGAATTGCGGAGACTTGATAGTGTTTCCCGTTCTCCCATTTATGCATCATTTACAGAAACACTCTGTGGATCATCGACCATAAGAGCATTCAAATCTGAG GATTTCTTTATGAACAGATTCATAAAGCATATGACATTGTATCAGCGTACCAGTTATTCAGAAACATTAGCAAGTTTATGGCTTTCTCTGCGTCTTCAG TTGTTAGGGGCATTTGTTATCTTTTTCGTTGCTGTAATGGCGGTTATTGGATCTCGTGAGTATCTACCCATTAACTTGGGAACCCCAGGACTT GTAGGGTTGGCTCTTTCATATGCTGCTCCTTTAGTATCTTTGCTAGGCAGCTTCTTATCGAGTTTCACTGAAACTGAGAAGGAAATGGTCTCCGTTGAGAGGGTTGTTCAG TATATGGACATTTGTCAAGAGGAACTGGATGGGTTTTCTAAACTAGAACCGGGATGGCCTTCTGAAGGACAAATAGAATTCCAAAATGTGACCTTGAGGTATATGCCGTCCCTGCCTGCTGCCCTTCACCATATCAGTTTTACTATTGCCGGTGGGACACAG GTGGGAATTGTGGGAAGAACAGGTGCGGGAAAATCTAGTGTCTTGAATGCTCTATTCCGCCTCAATCCATTAAGTCATGGATGTATATTAGTAGACAGCAAAAACATATATGATATTCCTGTTAGAGATCTTCGTTCTCATTTGGCTGTTGTCCCACAAAACCCGTTTTTGTTTGAAGGATCTCTAAG AGCTAATCTAGACCCCTTCAGTCTAAATGATGACTCCACCATTTGGAATACTTTGGAGAAATGCCAGGTGAAAGAGGATGTTCAAGCAGCTGGGGGATTGGAGATTCTTGTAAAAGAATGTGGAAATTCTTTCTCTGTTGGCCAAAGGCAACTTCTCTGCCTTGCTCGCGCTCTGCTCAAGTGTTCTAAg GTTCTCTGTTTGGACGAATGCACTGCCAATGTTGATGCTCAAACTGCTTCGAAATTACAAACTGCGATTACTGGACAATGTAGAGGCATAACGGTTGTCACAATTGCTCACCGTATCTCAACAGTGATGGGCATGGACGACATCCTAGTTGTCGATAGTGGCATGCTg GTGGAACAAGGGAACCCTCGGGTTCTCGTTCAGGATCCTTTGTCCAGATTTTCGAGTTTTGCCAAAGCCTCGTCAATGTAA